Proteins co-encoded in one Vibrio fortis genomic window:
- the ygjK gene encoding alpha-glucosidase produces MKLNKSFAAIAIGAALVVTGCASNTGSEELQANQFKNVIDRTGSPEYMRDYDFDDHQRFNPFFDLGAWHGHLLPDTAEGMGGFPGTALLTEEYINFMADNFDRLSVYKDGKKVEFTMEAYSLPGALIQTLKSDDVTVEMTMRFASNRTSLLETKITTDSPVELVWDGELLEKTHAKEGVAQTDKTIAETYPDYNRQIVATDDGLKVTFGKVRSTWDLLTSGESEYQVHKSIPTQTKVDGLAFTSTASIEESTTIYTTYSHVLTAEEAKAEQPEIKKIMANPTDFLAASEARWEGYLEMGLTNPNATPEQERVAVKAMETLNGNWRGAAGAMEFDSVTPSVTARWFSGNQTWPWDTWKQAYAMAHFNPDVAKDNIRAMFAYQIQADDPVRPWDEGYVPDLLAYNLSPERGGDGGNWNERNTKPSLAAWAVMEVYKTTSDEAWLEEMYPKLVAYHDWWLRNRDNNGNGVPEYGAARDKAHNTPEGEMYFTVVRGDKHETVIGQATLDKVVAEGNYDYIESPAQTAASWESGRDDAAAFGFIDKDQLDAYVASGGKRSDWDVEFAQNRAEDGTLLGYSLLQESVDQASYMYSDNKYLAEMADILGKEAEAKEFREKAEHLSNYINTCMFDEGTNFYYDIRIEDKPLANGCAGKPIVERGKGPEGWSPLFNGAATQAHADAVVSVMKDTSEFNTYVPLGTAALSSPAFGPDIYWRGRVWVDQFYFGLKGMDSYGYRDDAIEMAGAFFDHADGLVQDGPIRENYNPLNGEQQGAPNFSWSAAHLYMLYNDFFTDEK; encoded by the coding sequence ATGAAACTGAACAAATCATTCGCAGCTATCGCTATTGGCGCAGCACTTGTTGTTACTGGTTGCGCGTCAAATACTGGCTCTGAAGAGCTTCAAGCAAACCAATTTAAAAACGTTATCGACCGCACTGGTTCACCAGAATACATGCGTGACTACGACTTCGATGACCATCAACGCTTCAACCCATTCTTTGACTTAGGCGCATGGCACGGCCACTTGCTACCAGACACGGCTGAAGGCATGGGTGGCTTCCCAGGAACTGCTCTGCTTACTGAAGAGTACATCAACTTCATGGCTGATAACTTTGACCGCCTAAGCGTGTACAAAGATGGCAAAAAAGTCGAATTCACCATGGAGGCTTATAGCCTGCCGGGCGCATTGATTCAGACGCTAAAATCTGACGATGTGACGGTTGAAATGACAATGCGTTTCGCTTCTAACCGCACTTCTCTGCTGGAAACTAAAATCACCACTGACTCGCCAGTCGAGTTAGTGTGGGACGGTGAACTGCTTGAAAAAACACACGCGAAAGAAGGCGTAGCACAAACCGATAAAACCATTGCCGAGACTTACCCTGACTACAATCGTCAGATCGTTGCAACCGACGATGGCCTAAAGGTCACTTTCGGTAAAGTGCGTTCAACATGGGATCTACTGACTTCAGGCGAATCTGAGTACCAAGTTCATAAGTCGATTCCAACCCAAACCAAGGTCGATGGCCTAGCATTTACTTCAACGGCAAGCATTGAAGAATCAACCACTATCTACACCACATACTCGCACGTGTTAACTGCAGAAGAAGCGAAAGCGGAACAGCCTGAGATCAAAAAGATCATGGCAAACCCTACCGACTTCTTAGCTGCATCTGAAGCGCGTTGGGAAGGTTACCTAGAGATGGGCCTGACCAACCCGAATGCGACGCCAGAGCAAGAGCGTGTTGCAGTAAAAGCGATGGAAACCCTAAATGGTAACTGGCGTGGCGCAGCCGGTGCGATGGAGTTTGACTCTGTGACACCATCGGTAACCGCGCGCTGGTTCTCAGGCAACCAAACATGGCCGTGGGATACATGGAAACAAGCTTACGCAATGGCGCACTTCAACCCAGACGTAGCGAAAGACAACATCCGCGCAATGTTTGCCTACCAAATTCAAGCTGACGACCCTGTTCGCCCTTGGGATGAAGGTTACGTGCCAGATCTATTGGCTTACAACCTAAGCCCTGAGCGTGGCGGTGACGGTGGTAACTGGAATGAACGTAACACTAAGCCAAGCCTAGCAGCATGGGCGGTAATGGAAGTTTACAAGACCACCAGCGACGAAGCTTGGTTAGAAGAGATGTATCCAAAACTAGTGGCATACCACGATTGGTGGCTACGTAACCGCGATAACAACGGCAATGGCGTTCCTGAGTACGGCGCAGCGCGTGATAAAGCACACAACACCCCTGAAGGCGAAATGTACTTCACTGTGGTTCGTGGTGACAAACACGAAACCGTTATCGGCCAAGCAACACTGGATAAGGTGGTTGCAGAAGGCAACTATGACTACATCGAAAGCCCAGCTCAAACCGCGGCGTCTTGGGAGTCAGGTCGTGACGATGCGGCAGCCTTTGGTTTCATCGATAAAGACCAGCTAGACGCATACGTGGCCAGCGGCGGTAAACGCAGTGATTGGGATGTTGAATTCGCCCAAAACCGCGCGGAAGACGGCACCTTGTTAGGCTACTCACTGCTACAAGAATCCGTTGACCAAGCAAGCTACATGTACAGCGATAACAAGTACCTAGCGGAAATGGCTGACATTCTGGGCAAAGAAGCGGAAGCGAAAGAGTTCCGTGAAAAGGCTGAGCACCTATCGAACTACATCAACACCTGTATGTTCGATGAAGGCACCAACTTCTACTACGACATTCGTATTGAAGATAAACCTTTAGCTAATGGCTGTGCGGGTAAACCGATTGTAGAACGTGGCAAAGGCCCTGAAGGTTGGTCGCCACTGTTCAATGGCGCAGCAACCCAAGCACACGCAGACGCGGTGGTCTCTGTGATGAAAGATACCTCAGAGTTCAACACTTACGTACCACTTGGCACGGCTGCGCTATCTAGCCCAGCATTTGGCCCAGATATTTACTGGCGTGGACGCGTGTGGGTAGATCAGTTCTACTTCGGTCTGAAAGGTATGGACAGCTACGGCTACCGTGATGATGCAATTGAAATGGCAGGCGCCTTCTTCGACCACGCTGATGGCTTGGTACAAGACGGCCCTATCCGTGAGAACTACAACCCATTAAACGGTGAGCAGCAAGGTGCGCCAAACTTCTCTTGGAGTGCGGCTCACTTGTACATGCTTTACAACGATTTCTTTACGGACGAAAAGTAA
- a CDS encoding beta-galactosidase — MRSFSQILSAREWENQHITHHNVLEAHAPLRAYTSKEGALTRTASNTTSLNGVWKFQLFDAPELVSEAMIGEHFDDEMWCQIEVPSNWQMQGFDKPIYTNVKYPFADKPPFVPSDNPTGLYRTSFQCTDQELTNTHRIVFDGVNSAFHLWCNGKWVGYSQDSRLPAEFDLSAFVKTGDNSLAVMVLRWSDGSYLEDQDMWWLSGIFRDVTLLTKPKTAIEDVKIETQLDGSYRNAQLNVDVKISKQADGSSGAHQIKVTLHDAQGQPVIEPDIVDFGQRYVDEKGPWQELAHSQNLIIDPHKWSAESPYLYRCVISLENEQGELLDCEAYDVGFRSVEITDGLLKVNGKPLLIRGVNRHEHHPELGHTMTREGMIQDIKLIKQNNFNAVRTAHYPNHPLWYELCDEYGLYLVDEANIETHGQVPMCRLSDDASWLNAYMRRITRLVERDKNHPSIIVWSLGNESGIGRNHHAMYQWVKLTDPTRPVQYEGGGADTAATDILCPMYARVDWDLPVVAHQPEVTPRVGIRKAIALPNEQRPLILCEYAHAMGNSLGSFDKYWQAFRDNPRLQGGFIWDWVDQGITKQDKNGQSYWGYGGDFGDDINDRQFCINGLVFPDRTIHPTLHEVKKAQQFYQFTLVSASPLVIEVCSEHLFHASQNEILNWNITQDGEVQSQGSIELLLEPDSTLQIELDGTVLPQKANALNHLNLEVRLSQDTKWASKGHVTATEQLSLPALSQLVLDANASEHPPLIVESDERLAIVGTQYRVEFDRLTGTVESWLKEGVEQLACGIRDHFYRAPLDNDIGVSEANRVDPNSWIARWQAAGLDSLTPECIDFSYFTNQNKALVTSKIAHLVDGQVRLLSTWQYQFYSDGEVIVDVHVQAAKGLPSLPRVGLTFSLKETPNSVAWFGCGPHENYPDRKSSAHIGRYQQSVEQMHTPYIFPSDSGLRCDVREAVIGGFALQGDFQFSVSRFGQQQLQKAKHTCDLIEQDQLFVYVDGFHMGVGGDDSWTPSVHDEFKLTQEHYRYQVRFLCT; from the coding sequence ATGAGAAGCTTCTCTCAAATCCTCTCAGCTCGTGAGTGGGAAAATCAACACATCACTCACCACAACGTCCTCGAAGCACATGCACCTTTGAGGGCGTACACCTCAAAAGAGGGCGCACTAACGCGAACCGCATCGAATACCACATCTTTAAATGGCGTGTGGAAATTTCAGCTATTTGATGCGCCAGAGTTGGTTAGTGAAGCCATGATTGGAGAGCATTTTGATGATGAAATGTGGTGTCAAATTGAGGTGCCGAGCAATTGGCAGATGCAGGGATTTGATAAGCCCATTTACACTAACGTGAAGTACCCGTTTGCAGATAAGCCTCCATTTGTACCTAGCGATAATCCGACTGGACTGTATAGAACATCCTTTCAATGTACAGATCAAGAACTGACAAACACCCACCGAATTGTATTTGATGGCGTCAACTCAGCTTTTCATTTGTGGTGTAACGGTAAGTGGGTGGGTTACTCACAGGATAGCCGCTTGCCTGCCGAGTTTGATTTATCGGCGTTTGTCAAAACGGGTGATAACTCGCTAGCGGTGATGGTGTTGCGTTGGTCAGACGGCTCGTACCTCGAAGATCAAGATATGTGGTGGTTGAGCGGCATATTCCGCGATGTCACCTTGCTAACCAAGCCAAAGACAGCAATCGAAGATGTCAAAATTGAAACCCAATTAGATGGTTCTTATCGTAATGCGCAGCTTAATGTGGATGTCAAAATATCAAAACAAGCTGACGGGAGTAGCGGTGCTCATCAGATAAAAGTGACGCTGCATGACGCGCAAGGTCAGCCAGTGATTGAACCTGATATTGTCGATTTTGGTCAAAGATATGTGGATGAAAAAGGCCCTTGGCAGGAGCTGGCTCATAGCCAAAATTTAATCATCGACCCACATAAATGGAGCGCCGAGTCTCCATATCTCTATCGTTGTGTTATCTCGTTGGAGAATGAACAGGGCGAGTTACTTGACTGTGAGGCATACGATGTGGGTTTTCGTAGTGTTGAGATCACCGATGGATTGCTTAAGGTTAATGGGAAGCCTTTGTTGATTCGCGGGGTTAATCGACATGAACATCATCCTGAACTTGGTCATACCATGACTCGTGAGGGGATGATTCAAGACATCAAACTCATCAAGCAGAACAACTTCAATGCTGTGCGAACGGCTCATTATCCTAACCATCCACTTTGGTATGAACTGTGTGATGAATACGGGCTGTATTTGGTTGATGAAGCGAATATAGAAACACATGGGCAAGTACCTATGTGCCGTTTATCAGACGATGCCTCTTGGCTTAACGCCTATATGCGACGCATTACTCGCTTGGTCGAGCGCGATAAAAACCACCCTAGCATTATTGTTTGGTCATTGGGGAATGAATCGGGGATTGGGCGCAATCATCACGCGATGTACCAATGGGTGAAGCTAACAGACCCAACTCGTCCCGTTCAATATGAAGGGGGAGGTGCGGATACCGCCGCCACCGATATTCTCTGTCCGATGTATGCCAGGGTGGATTGGGATTTACCTGTTGTCGCTCATCAACCAGAGGTAACACCGCGTGTAGGAATTCGAAAAGCGATAGCACTGCCCAATGAACAGCGTCCTTTGATTTTGTGTGAATACGCACATGCAATGGGCAATAGCTTGGGCAGCTTCGACAAATACTGGCAAGCCTTTAGAGATAATCCAAGGCTACAAGGTGGCTTTATTTGGGATTGGGTTGATCAGGGGATCACCAAGCAGGATAAAAATGGTCAGTCTTATTGGGGGTACGGAGGTGACTTTGGTGATGATATCAATGACCGTCAATTCTGTATCAATGGTCTGGTTTTTCCTGATCGAACGATTCATCCCACTCTACATGAAGTGAAAAAAGCGCAGCAGTTTTATCAGTTTACGCTAGTTTCTGCGTCTCCTTTAGTGATTGAGGTGTGCAGTGAACATCTATTCCATGCCAGTCAAAATGAAATCTTAAATTGGAACATTACTCAAGACGGTGAGGTACAGAGCCAAGGCAGTATTGAGTTATTGTTAGAGCCAGACTCGACTCTACAAATAGAGCTAGATGGCACTGTACTTCCTCAAAAAGCGAACGCACTTAACCACCTCAATTTGGAAGTCAGATTAAGCCAAGACACCAAATGGGCAAGTAAAGGACACGTTACCGCTACTGAACAACTCTCTCTACCTGCATTGTCGCAATTGGTGTTAGATGCTAATGCTTCAGAACATCCACCGCTGATTGTCGAGAGCGATGAGCGGCTTGCAATTGTCGGTACCCAGTATCGTGTTGAGTTTGACCGTCTAACGGGTACGGTAGAAAGTTGGTTGAAAGAGGGCGTTGAGCAACTTGCCTGTGGTATTCGCGATCACTTCTATCGAGCGCCATTGGATAACGATATAGGTGTCAGCGAAGCTAATCGCGTTGACCCCAACTCTTGGATAGCTCGATGGCAGGCGGCGGGGCTTGATTCTCTGACGCCAGAGTGCATTGATTTCTCATACTTCACGAATCAAAACAAAGCCTTGGTTACGTCGAAAATCGCGCATCTTGTCGATGGACAGGTTCGTCTGTTGTCGACTTGGCAGTATCAATTCTATTCTGATGGCGAAGTGATTGTTGATGTGCACGTTCAGGCCGCTAAAGGTTTACCATCGCTGCCACGTGTTGGTTTAACCTTCTCGCTAAAAGAGACGCCGAATAGTGTCGCTTGGTTTGGTTGTGGTCCGCATGAAAACTACCCAGACAGAAAAAGCTCGGCTCATATTGGTCGCTATCAGCAAAGTGTTGAGCAGATGCACACCCCTTACATCTTTCCGTCGGATAGTGGATTGCGTTGTGATGTGCGTGAAGCCGTTATCGGTGGATTTGCATTGCAAGGCGATTTCCAGTTCTCAGTCAGTCGCTTTGGGCAACAGCAGTTACAGAAAGCGAAGCATACCTGTGACCTCATCGAACAAGATCAGTTATTTGTTTATGTGGATGGCTTTCATATGGGAGTGGGTGGTGATGATTCATGGACGCCGAGTGTCCATGATGAGTTCAAGTTGACGCAAGAACATTATCGTTATCAGGTTCGATTTCTGTGTACCTAA
- the ygjJ gene encoding protein YgjJ, translating into MKSSFTKTTLITSCILAALTANAHADETAANHSDTQPPKTETETLFNFYGELGLGGHVALEGDDKGRYADGTYIEAGLAIEHGNWFGLAYMEGWTVQADDEGNAWATGHGWGGFEGGFNRFYAGYRTDAKTEFIVGRMDSSLDDVQWWGDPTVEYGYAISNTRDVHVGVKMQNLEGKLRYSVSFAPESDFSEDDALIHFGKYDNFADQWKDKNAMINGYVQYDLADGFTLMGGGEVRNNDGGELLLLGAQYKNFATRIWHDTDKGNQESFGSESGIQTSAWYEAAQGVYLSAAYNYANFDGDNGEKEITSYINAGVWYEYGNGAFATAFDSRFGVGSDTEIGDAQVFAMQYFYW; encoded by the coding sequence ATGAAAAGTAGTTTTACTAAAACCACTCTTATTACAAGTTGTATCCTTGCTGCTTTAACGGCGAATGCCCACGCTGACGAAACCGCTGCTAACCACAGCGACACTCAGCCTCCTAAAACAGAAACTGAAACTCTATTTAACTTTTATGGTGAGCTTGGCCTTGGTGGTCATGTAGCGCTGGAAGGTGATGACAAGGGCCGCTACGCAGACGGCACATACATTGAAGCTGGTTTAGCTATCGAGCATGGCAACTGGTTTGGTCTTGCTTACATGGAAGGCTGGACGGTGCAAGCCGATGACGAAGGCAATGCATGGGCAACGGGTCATGGTTGGGGCGGCTTCGAAGGTGGTTTTAACCGCTTCTACGCTGGTTACCGAACCGATGCAAAAACAGAATTTATTGTTGGTCGTATGGACTCATCTCTGGATGACGTTCAATGGTGGGGTGACCCAACGGTAGAGTACGGCTACGCGATCTCAAACACTCGTGACGTGCACGTTGGTGTGAAGATGCAAAACCTAGAAGGCAAGCTGCGCTACAGCGTTTCCTTCGCTCCAGAGTCTGACTTCTCTGAAGACGATGCGCTCATCCATTTTGGTAAATACGACAACTTCGCAGACCAATGGAAAGACAAAAACGCCATGATCAATGGTTATGTCCAGTACGATTTGGCGGACGGTTTTACCCTCATGGGTGGTGGTGAAGTTCGTAATAACGACGGTGGTGAACTTCTGCTATTAGGTGCCCAGTACAAGAACTTTGCAACGCGTATTTGGCACGACACAGACAAAGGCAACCAAGAATCTTTCGGTAGCGAGTCTGGCATTCAAACCAGTGCTTGGTACGAAGCAGCGCAAGGCGTCTACCTATCTGCCGCTTACAACTACGCCAACTTTGATGGAGACAACGGCGAAAAAGAGATCACGTCATACATCAACGCGGGTGTTTGGTACGAATACGGAAACGGTGCATTTGCGACCGCTTTCGATAGCCGCTTTGGCGTAGGCAGCGACACTGAGATCGGTGACGCACAAGTGTTCGCAATGCAATACTTCTACTGGTAA